CTCTCCAAAATCTACGAGGGCGCCCTGCGCGGCCAGGATGTCCACGCCCTCAAGGAACTGGACCTCACCATCAACTCCGGGGAGATTTTCGCCTACCTGGGGCCGAACGGGTCCGGCAAAACCACCACCATCAAGATGCTGCTGGGGCTCATTTTCCCCTCCTCGGGCTCGATTGAGGTGCTGGGCAGCAAAAACATCCACTCGGCGGCGGTCAAGCGCAACATCGGCTACCTGCCGGAGGGCGCCTACTACCCGGACTTCCTGAAGGGCGAGGAGGTGCTGGCCTATTACGGCAAGCTCTACGGGCTGCGCGGCGCGGACCTGAAGCGCCGCCTCGACGCCGTGATTGAGCTGGTCGGCATGGCCCACGCCCGCAAGCGCCTGCTGCGTGGCTACTCCAAGGGAATGCGCCAGCGCATCGGCCTGGCCCAGGCGCTCATCAGCGACCCGAAAATCCTCATCCTCGACGAGCCCACCACGGGCCTGGACCCCATCGCCCGCAAGGAAATCCGCGACATTCTCGCCAACCTGCGCAACGAGGGGAAAACCCTGCTCATCTCCAGCCATGAGCTGCTCGAGGCGGAAATGATCAGCGACCGGGTGGGCATCCTGTATGAGGGGGTGCTCCAAACCGAGGGCACCCTCCAGGAACTGCTGCTCCAGCGCGACCTCGCCGTCGAGGTGGACGGCATGACCGCC
The sequence above is a segment of the Candidatus Hydrogenedentota bacterium genome. Coding sequences within it:
- a CDS encoding ABC transporter ATP-binding protein, coding for MSIAIQTKKLSKIYEGALRGQDVHALKELDLTINSGEIFAYLGPNGSGKTTTIKMLLGLIFPSSGSIEVLGSKNIHSAAVKRNIGYLPEGAYYPDFLKGEEVLAYYGKLYGLRGADLKRRLDAVIELVGMAHARKRLLRGYSKGMRQRIGLAQALISDPKILILDEPTTGLDPIARKEIRDILANLRNEGKTLLISSHELLEAEMISDRVGILYEGVLQTEGTLQELLLQRDLAVEVDGMTAESGGRLAEKGINIEDALGARAKLRVPEGVTSFDAIEFCRQLNLKLVSVAPRRETLEELFVRVIGTAAAGRR